From the Streptomyces syringium genome, one window contains:
- the carA gene encoding glutamine-hydrolyzing carbamoyl-phosphate synthase small subunit yields the protein MTTSTRGASKVPAVLVLEDGRTFRGRAYGAVGVTFGEAVFNTGMSGYQETLTDPSYHRQVVVMTAPHVGNTGVNDEDPESGRIWVAGYVVRDPARIPSNWRSRRSLDEELVAQGVVGISGIDTRALTRHLRESGAMRVGIFSGDNLPDADTMLAEVRRAPEMKGADLAAEVATKEAYVVPAIGAKKFTVAAIDLGIKGMTPHRMAERGIEVHVLPATATAEDIYALDPDGVFFSNGPGDPATADHPVSVMRSVLERRTPLFGICFGNQILGRALGFGTYKLKYGHRGINQPVQDRTTGKVEVTAHNHGFAVDAPLDAATDTPYGRVEVSHVCLNDNVVEGLQLLDQPAFSVQYHPEAAAGPHDAAYLFDRFVKLMEGQRA from the coding sequence ATGACGACCTCCACCCGGGGAGCCAGCAAGGTTCCCGCCGTACTCGTCCTGGAGGACGGCCGTACCTTCCGCGGCCGCGCCTACGGGGCCGTGGGGGTGACCTTCGGCGAGGCGGTCTTCAACACCGGCATGTCCGGCTACCAGGAGACCCTGACCGACCCCTCGTACCACCGTCAGGTGGTCGTCATGACGGCCCCGCACGTCGGCAACACCGGCGTCAACGACGAGGACCCCGAGTCCGGCCGCATCTGGGTCGCCGGTTACGTGGTGCGCGATCCCGCCCGGATCCCCTCCAACTGGCGCTCGCGCCGCTCCCTCGACGAGGAACTCGTCGCCCAGGGCGTCGTCGGCATCAGCGGTATCGACACCCGCGCCCTCACCCGCCACCTGCGCGAGAGCGGCGCCATGCGGGTCGGCATCTTCTCCGGCGACAACCTGCCCGACGCGGACACCATGCTCGCCGAGGTGCGCCGGGCCCCCGAGATGAAGGGCGCCGACCTCGCCGCCGAGGTCGCCACCAAGGAGGCGTACGTCGTCCCCGCGATCGGTGCGAAGAAGTTCACCGTCGCCGCGATCGACCTCGGCATCAAGGGCATGACCCCGCACCGGATGGCCGAGCGCGGCATCGAGGTGCACGTGCTGCCCGCCACCGCCACCGCGGAGGACATCTACGCCCTCGACCCCGACGGGGTGTTCTTCTCCAACGGCCCGGGCGACCCGGCCACCGCCGACCACCCGGTCTCCGTGATGCGCAGTGTCCTGGAGCGCAGGACGCCGCTCTTCGGCATCTGCTTCGGCAACCAGATCCTCGGCCGCGCGCTCGGCTTCGGCACCTACAAACTGAAGTACGGCCACCGGGGCATCAACCAGCCCGTGCAGGACCGCACGACCGGCAAGGTCGAGGTCACCGCGCACAACCACGGCTTCGCCGTCGACGCCCCGCTCGACGCCGCGACCGACACCCCCTACGGCCGCGTCGAGGTCTCCCACGTCTGTCTCAACGACAACGTGGTGGAGGGGCTCCAGCTCCTCGACCAGCCGGCTTTCAGCGTCCAGTACCACCCCGAGGCAGCAGCCGGTCCGCACGACGCCGCGTACCTGTTCGACCGCTTTGTGAAGCTCATGGAGGGCCAGCGTGCCTAA
- a CDS encoding PH-like domain-containing protein has protein sequence MTSALINLAAEQKSADVTDWAARIGWVVGLLLFVALVYWLMREGWKWRATLQGDLPELPDVPDEPGTPSLTMTGRYHGSTTAGQWLDRVVAHGLGTRSRVELTLTDQGLGVVRPGAQDFFIPADRLRGARLDKGIAGKVLAEGGLLVITWEHGGKQLDSGFRSDRAAEHAAWVEAIATAQAQHNENQTEGAR, from the coding sequence GTGACATCTGCACTGATCAATCTGGCGGCGGAACAGAAGTCCGCGGACGTCACCGACTGGGCCGCGCGCATCGGCTGGGTCGTCGGACTGCTGCTCTTCGTCGCGCTCGTCTACTGGCTGATGCGCGAGGGCTGGAAGTGGCGGGCCACGCTCCAGGGCGACCTGCCCGAGCTGCCCGACGTCCCCGACGAGCCGGGCACGCCCTCGCTCACGATGACCGGGCGCTACCACGGCTCCACCACCGCCGGGCAGTGGCTCGACCGCGTGGTCGCGCACGGCCTCGGCACCCGCAGCCGCGTCGAGCTCACCCTGACGGACCAAGGCCTGGGCGTCGTCCGGCCGGGGGCGCAGGACTTCTTCATCCCCGCTGACCGGCTGCGCGGCGCCCGGCTGGACAAGGGCATCGCCGGCAAGGTCCTCGCCGAGGGCGGCCTGCTGGTGATCACCTGGGAGCACGGCGGCAAGCAGCTGGACTCCGGCTTCCGCTCCGACCGGGCCGCCGAGCACGCGGCCTGGGTCGAGGCGATCGCCACGGCACAAGCACAGCACAACGAGAACCAGACGGAAGGCGCACGATGA
- a CDS encoding dihydroorotase — MSKILIRGAKVLGGEPQDVLIDGETIAEVGTGLSAEGAQVIEADGRILLPGLVDLHTHLREPGREDSETVLTGTRAAASGGFTAVFAMANTFPVADTAGVVEQVWRLGKESGYCDVQPIGAVTVGLEGKKLAELGAMHESAAGVRVFSDDGKCVDDAVIMRRALEYVKAFDGVVAQHAQEPRLTEGAQMNEGIVSAELGLGGWPAVAEESIIARDVLLAEHVGSRVHICHLSTAGSVEIVRWAKSRGIDVTAEVTPHHLLLTDELVRSYNPVYKVNPPLRTEADVMALREALADGTIDIVATDHAPHPHEDKDCEWGAAAMGMVGLETALSVVQHTMVDTGLLDWEAVADRMSVRPAAIGRLEGHGRPIAAGEPANLTLLDSAYRGVVDPAGFASRSRNTPYEGRELPGRVTHTFLRGRATVVDGNLA; from the coding sequence ATGAGCAAGATCCTTATTCGCGGCGCGAAGGTCCTCGGCGGCGAGCCGCAGGACGTCCTCATCGACGGCGAGACCATCGCCGAGGTCGGCACGGGCCTGTCCGCCGAGGGCGCCCAGGTCATCGAGGCCGACGGCCGGATCCTGCTGCCGGGCCTCGTCGACCTCCACACCCATCTGCGCGAGCCCGGCCGCGAGGACTCCGAGACGGTCCTGACCGGCACCCGCGCCGCGGCGAGCGGCGGCTTCACGGCCGTCTTCGCCATGGCCAACACCTTCCCCGTCGCCGACACCGCGGGCGTCGTCGAGCAGGTCTGGCGGCTCGGCAAGGAGTCCGGCTACTGCGACGTACAGCCCATCGGCGCCGTCACCGTCGGCCTGGAGGGCAAGAAGCTCGCCGAGCTCGGCGCGATGCACGAGTCGGCCGCCGGGGTGCGGGTCTTCTCCGACGACGGCAAGTGCGTGGACGACGCGGTGATCATGCGCCGCGCGCTGGAGTACGTGAAGGCCTTCGACGGCGTCGTCGCCCAGCACGCCCAGGAGCCCCGCCTCACCGAGGGCGCCCAGATGAACGAGGGCATCGTCTCCGCCGAGCTCGGCCTCGGCGGCTGGCCCGCCGTCGCCGAGGAGTCGATCATCGCCCGCGATGTGCTGCTCGCCGAGCACGTCGGCTCCCGCGTGCACATCTGCCACCTCTCCACCGCCGGCTCCGTCGAGATCGTCCGCTGGGCCAAGTCCCGCGGCATCGACGTGACCGCCGAGGTCACCCCGCACCACCTGCTCCTCACCGACGAGCTGGTGCGCTCGTACAACCCGGTCTACAAGGTCAACCCGCCGCTGCGCACCGAGGCCGATGTCATGGCGCTGCGCGAGGCCCTCGCCGACGGCACCATCGACATCGTCGCCACCGACCACGCCCCGCACCCGCACGAGGACAAGGACTGCGAGTGGGGCGCGGCGGCCATGGGCATGGTGGGGCTGGAGACCGCCCTGTCCGTTGTCCAGCACACGATGGTCGACACCGGTCTCCTCGACTGGGAGGCCGTCGCCGACCGGATGTCCGTCCGCCCGGCCGCCATCGGCCGCCTCGAAGGACACGGACGGCCGATCGCCGCCGGGGAGCCCGCCAACCTCACCCTGCTCGATTCCGCTTACCGTGGTGTCGTGGACCCCGCGGGCTTCGCCTCCCGCAGCCGCAACACCCCTTACGAGGGCCGCGAGCTGCCGGGGCGCGTCACCCACACCTTCCTGCGGGGCCGGGCAACGGTCGTGGACGGGAATCTCGCGTGA
- a CDS encoding aspartate carbamoyltransferase catalytic subunit has translation MKRHLISAADLTRDDAVLILDTAEEMARVADRPIKKLPTLRGRTVVNLFFEDSTRTRISFEAAAKRLSADVINFSAKGSSVSKGESLKDTALTLEAMGADAVVIRHGDSGAPHRLATSGWIGGSVVNAGDGTHEHPTQALLDAFTMRRHLAGAADGGPTHHQGPGDGTGRDLEGRRITIVGDILHSRVARSNVHLLTSLGAQVTLVAPPTLVPYGVERWPCEVSYDLDAVLPKSDAVMMLRVQRERMNAAFFPTEREYARRYGLNGDRMARMPEHAIVMHPGPMNRGMEITAEVADSVRCTAVEQVANGVSIRMAVLYLLLGGAVLDPESAPSAPAASATTARNEENK, from the coding sequence ATGAAGCGCCACCTCATCTCGGCCGCCGACCTCACGCGCGACGACGCCGTCCTGATCCTCGACACCGCCGAGGAGATGGCGCGGGTCGCCGACCGGCCGATCAAGAAACTGCCCACCCTGCGCGGCCGTACCGTCGTCAACCTCTTCTTCGAGGACTCGACCCGCACCCGCATCTCTTTCGAGGCCGCCGCCAAGCGGCTCTCCGCCGACGTCATCAACTTCTCCGCCAAGGGCTCCTCGGTCTCCAAGGGCGAGTCGCTCAAGGACACCGCCCTGACCCTGGAGGCGATGGGCGCGGACGCCGTCGTCATCCGGCACGGCGACTCCGGCGCCCCGCACCGGCTCGCCACCTCCGGCTGGATCGGCGGCTCGGTCGTCAACGCCGGCGACGGCACCCACGAGCACCCCACGCAGGCGCTGCTCGACGCCTTCACCATGCGCCGCCACCTGGCGGGCGCCGCCGACGGCGGCCCCACCCACCACCAGGGGCCCGGCGACGGCACCGGCCGTGACCTCGAAGGCCGCCGGATCACCATCGTCGGCGACATCCTGCACAGCCGCGTGGCCCGCTCCAACGTGCACCTGCTGACCTCGCTCGGCGCCCAGGTCACCCTCGTCGCGCCGCCCACGCTCGTGCCCTACGGCGTCGAGCGCTGGCCCTGCGAGGTCTCCTACGACCTCGACGCGGTGCTGCCGAAGTCCGACGCCGTGATGATGCTGCGCGTCCAGCGCGAGCGCATGAACGCCGCCTTCTTCCCCACCGAGCGCGAGTACGCGCGCCGGTACGGGCTGAACGGCGACCGGATGGCCCGGATGCCCGAGCACGCCATCGTCATGCACCCCGGCCCGATGAACCGCGGCATGGAGATCACCGCCGAGGTCGCCGACTCCGTGCGCTGCACGGCCGTCGAGCAGGTCGCCAACGGCGTCTCCATCCGGATGGCCGTCCTGTACCTGCTGCTCGGCGGGGCCGTGCTCGACCCCGAGAGCGCGCCCTCGGCACCCGCAGCGTCCGCCACCACCGCCCGCAACGAGGAGAACAAGTAA
- the pyrR gene encoding bifunctional pyr operon transcriptional regulator/uracil phosphoribosyltransferase PyrR, with amino-acid sequence MDANRDVKPAAKPTGSARPVLEAPDIARVLTRIAHEIVERAKGADDVVLLGIPTRGVFLARRLAAKLEEITGGKMPVGSLDITMYRDDLRLRPARALARTEIPGDGIDGRLVILVDDVLFSGRTIRAALDALGDIGRPRAVQLAVLVDRGHRELPIRADYVGKNLPTSLRETVKVQLTEEDGRDSVLLGLRESTAADEQ; translated from the coding sequence ATGGACGCAAACCGTGACGTGAAACCGGCGGCGAAGCCCACCGGCTCCGCGCGTCCCGTGCTCGAAGCACCGGACATCGCCCGGGTACTGACCCGCATCGCCCACGAGATCGTCGAGCGCGCCAAGGGCGCCGACGACGTGGTGCTCCTCGGCATCCCCACGCGTGGCGTCTTCCTCGCCCGCCGGCTGGCCGCCAAGCTCGAAGAGATCACCGGCGGCAAGATGCCCGTCGGCTCCCTCGACATCACCATGTACCGCGACGATCTGCGGCTCCGCCCGGCCCGCGCGCTCGCCCGCACCGAGATCCCCGGTGACGGGATCGACGGCCGGCTGGTGATCCTCGTCGACGACGTGCTCTTCTCCGGCCGCACCATCCGCGCCGCGCTCGACGCGCTCGGTGACATCGGCCGCCCGCGCGCGGTCCAGCTCGCGGTCCTCGTGGACCGCGGCCACCGTGAGCTTCCGATCCGCGCCGACTACGTCGGCAAGAACCTCCCCACGTCGCTGCGGGAGACGGTCAAGGTGCAGCTCACCGAGGAGGACGGCCGCGACAGCGTGCTCCTCGGCCTCCGCGAGTCCACCGCGGCCGACGAGCAGTAG
- the bldD gene encoding transcriptional regulator BldD, whose amino-acid sequence MSSEYAKQLGAKLRAIRTQQGLSLHGVEEKSQGRWKAVVVGSYERGDRAVTVQRLAELADFYGVPVQELLPGTTPGGAAEPPPKLVLDLERLAHVPAEKAGPLQRYAATIQSQRGDYNGKVLSIRQDDLRTLAVIYDQSPSVLTEQLISWGVLDADARRAVQHEDA is encoded by the coding sequence ATGTCCAGCGAATACGCCAAACAGCTCGGGGCCAAGCTCCGTGCCATCCGCACCCAGCAGGGCCTCTCCCTCCATGGCGTCGAGGAGAAGTCCCAGGGCCGCTGGAAGGCCGTGGTAGTGGGTTCGTACGAGCGCGGCGACCGTGCCGTGACCGTGCAGCGCCTGGCCGAGCTGGCCGATTTCTACGGCGTGCCGGTGCAGGAGCTGCTGCCGGGCACCACGCCCGGCGGTGCCGCCGAGCCGCCGCCGAAGCTCGTTCTGGACCTGGAGCGGCTGGCCCACGTGCCGGCCGAGAAGGCGGGCCCCCTCCAGCGCTACGCCGCGACCATCCAGAGCCAGCGCGGCGATTACAACGGCAAGGTGCTGTCGATCCGCCAGGACGACCTGCGCACCCTCGCGGTGATCTATGACCAGTCGCCCTCGGTGCTGACCGAGCAGCTGATCAGCTGGGGCGTGCTCGACGCGGACGCGCGCCGTGCCGTGCAGCACGAAGACGCCTGA
- the nusB gene encoding transcription antitermination factor NusB — translation MAARSKARKRAFQILFEADQRGSSVQNVLADWVRHSRSDDRQPPVNEYTMQLVEGYAQHVSRIDELIATYAVDWDLDRMPVADRNIVRLGAYELIWEDETPDAVAIDEAVQLAKEFSTDDSPAFVNGLLGRFKELKPGLRRAE, via the coding sequence GTGGCCGCCCGTAGCAAGGCCCGTAAGCGCGCCTTCCAGATCCTCTTCGAGGCCGATCAGCGCGGTTCCTCCGTGCAGAACGTGCTCGCGGACTGGGTCCGGCACTCGCGGTCCGACGACCGGCAGCCGCCGGTCAACGAGTACACGATGCAGCTGGTCGAGGGATACGCGCAGCACGTGTCCCGGATCGACGAGCTGATCGCGACCTATGCGGTCGACTGGGACCTGGACCGGATGCCGGTCGCCGACCGGAACATCGTGCGCCTCGGTGCGTACGAGCTGATCTGGGAGGACGAGACCCCGGACGCGGTGGCGATCGACGAGGCGGTGCAGCTCGCCAAGGAGTTCTCCACCGACGACTCGCCCGCTTTCGTCAACGGTCTGCTCGGCCGTTTCAAGGAGCTCAAGCCGGGGCTGCGGCGCGCGGAATAG
- the efp gene encoding elongation factor P: protein MASTNDLKNGMVLKLDGGQLWSVVEFQHVKPGKGPAFVRTKLKNVLSGKVVDKTFNAGVKVETATVDKRGMQFSYMDGEYFVFMDMDTYDQLHVDRKAVGDAANFLLEGFEAVVAKHGDEVLYVELPAAVELVIEHTDPGVQGDRSTGGTKPAKLETGYEIQVPLFITTGEKIKVDTRTGDYLGRVNS, encoded by the coding sequence GTGGCTTCCACGAACGACCTCAAGAACGGCATGGTGCTCAAGCTCGACGGGGGCCAGCTCTGGTCCGTCGTCGAGTTCCAGCACGTCAAGCCCGGCAAGGGCCCCGCCTTCGTCCGTACCAAGCTCAAGAATGTGCTGTCGGGCAAGGTCGTCGACAAGACCTTCAACGCCGGCGTCAAGGTCGAGACGGCCACCGTCGACAAGCGCGGTATGCAGTTCTCGTACATGGACGGCGAGTACTTCGTGTTCATGGACATGGACACGTACGACCAGCTGCACGTCGACCGCAAGGCCGTCGGTGACGCCGCCAACTTCCTGCTCGAGGGCTTCGAGGCCGTCGTCGCCAAGCACGGCGACGAGGTGCTCTACGTCGAGCTGCCGGCCGCGGTCGAGCTCGTCATCGAGCACACCGACCCGGGCGTCCAGGGCGACCGCTCCACCGGTGGCACCAAGCCCGCCAAGCTGGAGACCGGTTACGAGATCCAGGTCCCGCTCTTCATCACCACGGGTGAGAAGATCAAGGTCGACACTCGCACCGGTGATTACCTCGGTCGGGTGAACAGCTAA
- a CDS encoding aminopeptidase P family protein: protein MSEVYAARRTRLRERCEAAGSEAALVSGDANVRYLAGGAPAGAALLVGGGEDVLLCADDPYADGAAGRPAEDLRVVVLPTPEGDPAVAGAERAAAAKVGSLAVEEHHLTVARHRALRSVAPGLRLADLGTAVEQQRIVKDDEEISTLRIAAEIADHALGELLESILVGRTERHLALELERRLIDHGARGPAFPTSVGTGPNSGLVGHPPSDRRVEEGDFLSVCLGADYRGYRSEVARTFVIGTSPADWQIELYEHVFAAQRAGREALAPGAAYREVDRAARLVLEGAGHAERLGPRIGHGVGLEIGEDPRLAPSAMGKLDACVPVTVDPGVHLPGRGGVRIDDTLVVRPEADGGPELLTITTKELLAL from the coding sequence ATGTCCGAGGTCTACGCGGCACGGCGCACGCGGCTGCGCGAGCGGTGCGAGGCGGCCGGCAGCGAGGCCGCCCTCGTCTCCGGGGACGCCAATGTCCGCTATCTGGCAGGCGGGGCCCCCGCCGGCGCCGCGCTGCTGGTCGGCGGGGGCGAGGACGTGCTGCTGTGCGCCGACGATCCGTACGCGGACGGCGCGGCCGGCCGGCCCGCCGAGGATCTGCGGGTCGTGGTGCTGCCGACGCCGGAGGGCGACCCGGCCGTGGCGGGTGCCGAGCGCGCCGCGGCCGCCAAGGTGGGCTCCCTCGCGGTCGAGGAGCACCATCTGACCGTGGCCCGGCACCGCGCGCTGCGCTCCGTCGCGCCCGGGCTGCGGCTGGCGGATCTCGGTACGGCTGTGGAGCAGCAGCGGATCGTCAAGGACGACGAGGAGATCTCCACGCTGCGCATCGCCGCGGAGATCGCCGACCACGCCCTGGGCGAGCTGCTCGAATCGATCCTCGTCGGGCGCACCGAGCGGCACCTCGCGCTGGAACTCGAGCGCCGGCTGATCGATCACGGCGCGCGGGGCCCCGCCTTTCCGACGTCGGTCGGCACCGGGCCGAATTCGGGTCTGGTCGGTCATCCGCCCAGCGACCGCCGGGTGGAGGAAGGAGATTTCCTCAGTGTCTGCCTGGGCGCCGACTACCGCGGCTACCGCAGCGAGGTGGCCCGTACGTTTGTGATCGGCACCTCCCCGGCGGACTGGCAGATCGAGCTGTACGAGCACGTGTTCGCAGCCCAGCGAGCCGGCCGGGAGGCGCTCGCACCGGGCGCCGCGTATCGCGAAGTGGACCGCGCGGCACGGCTGGTGCTGGAGGGCGCGGGGCACGCCGAGCGGCTCGGACCGCGCATCGGCCACGGTGTGGGACTCGAAATCGGCGAGGACCCTCGGCTGGCGCCCTCGGCCATGGGTAAACTGGACGCTTGCGTGCCGGTCACCGTAGATCCGGGGGTTCACCTCCCGGGGCGGGGCGGCGTCCGGATCGATGACACGCTCGTCGTCCGCCCTGAGGCGGACGGCGGACCCGAGCTACTCACCATCACGACCAAGGAGCTGCTCGCGCTTTAG
- a CDS encoding AAA family ATPase codes for MKFSPSGVRGRRASARSGGQGGPPASRPYETECHRMQYPVGPPTHPPMPAVPPPAPGQDAVAQTAAVAVLLIGPAGAGKTTVARHWADTRRVPTAHISLDDVREWVRSGFADPQSGWNDHSEAQYRLARRTCGFAARNFLANGISCILDDAVFPDRPVVGLGGWKRHVGPGLLPVVLLPGLEVVLERNAERSGNRRLSDEEVARIHGRMAGWYGSGLPIIDNSQQDVTTTARLLDDVVARALAGPPGW; via the coding sequence CTGAAATTCAGTCCGTCCGGCGTTCGAGGACGCCGCGCGTCAGCGCGGTCCGGGGGCCAGGGGGGACCCCCCGCCAGTCGCCCGTACGAGACGGAGTGCCACCGGATGCAGTACCCCGTGGGGCCGCCAACGCACCCCCCGATGCCGGCAGTGCCGCCGCCCGCGCCCGGGCAGGACGCCGTGGCGCAGACCGCCGCCGTCGCGGTGCTGCTCATCGGCCCGGCGGGCGCGGGCAAGACCACCGTGGCCCGGCACTGGGCCGATACCCGCCGGGTGCCCACGGCCCACATCAGCCTCGACGACGTGCGCGAATGGGTGCGCTCCGGCTTCGCCGACCCGCAGTCCGGGTGGAACGACCACTCCGAGGCCCAGTACCGGCTCGCCCGCCGCACCTGCGGCTTCGCGGCCCGCAATTTCCTGGCCAACGGCATCTCCTGCATCCTCGACGACGCCGTCTTCCCCGACCGGCCCGTCGTGGGCCTCGGCGGCTGGAAGCGGCACGTCGGGCCCGGCCTGCTGCCCGTCGTGCTGCTGCCGGGCCTGGAGGTCGTCCTGGAGCGCAACGCCGAGCGCAGTGGCAACCGCCGCCTCAGTGACGAGGAGGTCGCCCGGATCCACGGCCGCATGGCCGGCTGGTACGGCTCCGGCCTGCCCATCATCGACAACTCCCAGCAGGACGTCACCACCACCGCCCGGCTCCTGGACGACGTGGTCGCCCGCGCACTGGCCGGCCCGCCCGGCTGGTAG
- the aroQ gene encoding type II 3-dehydroquinate dehydratase, whose product MSGRRVLVLNGPNLGRLGSREPDVYGSTSYKGLVEECTRLGGELGLAVEVRETNDEGELIRWLHEAADGSVPVVINPGAFTHYSYAMRDAAAQRTAPLIEVHISNPYTREEFRHTSVIAAVASGTVAGFGIGSYRLALRALAEELTG is encoded by the coding sequence GTGAGCGGGCGCCGGGTGCTGGTACTCAACGGGCCGAACCTCGGCCGGCTGGGCTCCCGCGAGCCCGACGTCTACGGCTCGACCTCGTACAAGGGCCTGGTCGAGGAGTGCACCCGGCTCGGCGGCGAGCTCGGTCTCGCCGTCGAGGTCCGGGAGACCAACGACGAGGGCGAGCTGATCCGCTGGCTGCACGAGGCCGCGGACGGCTCGGTCCCCGTCGTCATCAACCCCGGGGCCTTCACGCACTATTCGTACGCGATGCGTGACGCGGCGGCCCAGCGCACCGCGCCCCTCATCGAGGTGCACATCTCCAACCCGTACACGCGCGAGGAGTTCCGCCACACCTCCGTCATCGCGGCGGTCGCCAGCGGCACGGTCGCCGGGTTCGGCATCGGTTCGTACCGGCTCGCGCTGCGTGCGCTGGCGGAGGAACTGACGGGCTGA
- the aroB gene encoding 3-dehydroquinate synthase — MTDAPTRIQVAGSAGTAPYEVLVGSQLLGELPGLIGTAAQRVAVLHPEALAETGEVLRADLAAQGYEAIAIQLPNAEEAKTVEVAAYCWKALGQTNFTRTDVIVGVGGGATTDVAGFVAATWLRGVRWIAVPTTVLGMVDAAVGGKTGINTAEGKNLVGAFHPPAGVLCDLAALESLPVHDYVSGLAEIIKAGFIADPAILDLIEADPEAARTPRGPHTSELIERAIKVKADVVSSDLKESGLREILNYGHTLAHAIEKNERYNWRHGAAVAVGMVFAAELGRIAGRLDDATADRHRAILESVGLPVTYRGDQWPKLVETMKVDKKSRGDRLRFIVLDGLAKPTVLEAPDPAMLLAAHAEIAS, encoded by the coding sequence ATGACCGACGCCCCTACCCGAATCCAGGTTGCCGGCAGCGCGGGCACCGCGCCGTACGAGGTCCTGGTCGGCAGCCAGCTGCTGGGCGAGCTGCCCGGCCTGATCGGCACCGCCGCCCAGCGGGTGGCCGTGCTGCACCCCGAGGCGCTCGCCGAGACCGGTGAGGTGCTCCGCGCGGACCTGGCCGCGCAGGGCTACGAGGCCATCGCCATCCAGCTCCCGAACGCCGAGGAGGCCAAGACCGTCGAGGTCGCCGCCTACTGCTGGAAGGCGCTCGGGCAGACCAACTTCACCCGCACCGACGTCATCGTCGGCGTCGGCGGCGGTGCCACCACGGACGTGGCGGGCTTCGTCGCCGCCACCTGGCTGCGCGGGGTGCGCTGGATCGCCGTGCCCACCACCGTGCTGGGCATGGTCGACGCGGCCGTCGGCGGCAAGACCGGCATCAACACCGCCGAGGGCAAGAACCTCGTCGGCGCCTTCCACCCCCCGGCCGGGGTGCTGTGCGACCTCGCCGCGCTGGAGTCGCTGCCGGTCCACGACTACGTCAGCGGCCTCGCCGAGATCATCAAGGCGGGCTTCATCGCCGACCCCGCGATCCTGGACCTCATCGAGGCCGACCCCGAGGCCGCCCGCACGCCGCGGGGTCCGCACACCTCGGAGCTGATCGAGCGCGCGATCAAGGTCAAGGCCGACGTCGTCTCCTCGGACCTGAAGGAATCGGGCCTGCGGGAGATCCTCAACTACGGCCACACCCTCGCCCACGCCATCGAGAAGAACGAGCGCTACAACTGGCGGCACGGCGCGGCCGTCGCCGTCGGCATGGTCTTCGCCGCGGAACTCGGCCGGATCGCCGGCCGCCTGGACGACGCGACGGCCGACCGGCACCGCGCCATCCTCGAATCCGTGGGCCTGCCCGTCACCTACCGTGGCGACCAGTGGCCCAAGCTGGTGGAGACCATGAAGGTCGACAAGAAGTCCCGCGGCGACCGGCTGCGCTTCATCGTCCTGGACGGCCTGGCCAAGCCGACGGTCCTGGAGGCACCGGACCCGGCGATGCTGCTGGCGGCACACGCGGAGATCGCCTCGTGA
- a CDS encoding shikimate kinase, with translation MTPPGTPVVVLVGPPGAGKSTIGALLAERLGTGYRDTDADIERTAGKPIPEIFIDEGEPHFRELERQAVAAAVAEHPGVLSLGGGAVMDPATRALLTGLPVVFLDVELADAVHRVGLDAPRPLLAVNPRKRWRELMEARRPLYTEVARAVVGTGGRTPAQVADAVLEALQLPRAHTPDIPQ, from the coding sequence GTGACCCCGCCCGGCACACCCGTCGTCGTCCTGGTGGGCCCGCCCGGAGCGGGCAAGTCCACCATCGGTGCCCTGCTCGCCGAGCGGCTGGGCACCGGCTACCGGGACACCGACGCCGACATCGAGCGGACCGCCGGCAAGCCCATCCCGGAGATCTTCATCGACGAGGGCGAGCCGCACTTCCGTGAGCTGGAGCGGCAGGCCGTGGCCGCCGCCGTGGCCGAGCACCCCGGGGTGCTCTCCCTCGGCGGCGGCGCCGTCATGGACCCGGCCACCCGCGCCCTGCTCACGGGCCTGCCCGTGGTCTTCCTCGACGTCGAGCTCGCCGACGCCGTCCACCGGGTGGGCCTGGACGCCCCGCGGCCGCTGCTCGCCGTCAATCCCCGCAAGCGGTGGCGCGAGCTGATGGAAGCGCGCCGCCCGCTCTACACCGAGGTCGCCCGCGCCGTCGTCGGCACCGGCGGCCGCACCCCGGCCCAGGTGGCCGACGCCGTGCTGGAGGCACTCCAGCTGCCCCGGGCCCACACACCGGACATCCCGCAGTGA